A genomic segment from Bos taurus isolate L1 Dominette 01449 registration number 42190680 breed Hereford chromosome 1, ARS-UCD2.0, whole genome shotgun sequence encodes:
- the LOC526226 gene encoding histone H4 — MSGRGKGGKGLGKGGAKRHRKVLRDNIQGITKPAIRRLARHGGVKRISGLIYEETRGVLKVFLENVIRDAVTYMEHAKRKTVTAMDVVYALKRQGCTLYGFGG, encoded by the coding sequence ATGTCTGGTCGTGGGAAGGGTGGCAAAGGCCTTGGCAAGGGGGGTGCTAAGCGCCATCGCAAAGTCTTGCGGGACAACATTCAGGGTATTACTAAGCCAGCTATCCGGCGTCTGGCTCGTCATGGAGGCGTCAAACGTATCTCTGGTCTTATCTACGAAGAGACTCGTGGGGTGCTGAAAGTGTTTCTGGAAAATGTGATCCGGGACGCGGTCACCTATATGGAGCACGCTAAGCGCAAGACTGTTACCGCCATGGATGTGGTCTACGCGCTCAAACGTCAGGGCTGTACCCTTTACGGTTTTGGTGGTTGA